One Gemmatimonadales bacterium DNA segment encodes these proteins:
- a CDS encoding protein kinase — MTASSSSLAAALAERYVLERELGAGGMATVYLAEDVRHRRKVAVKVLRPELAASMGPDRFLREIEIAAQLQHPHI, encoded by the coding sequence GTGACCGCGAGCTCCTCGTCCCTCGCCGCGGCATTGGCCGAGCGCTACGTGCTGGAGCGGGAGCTGGGGGCGGGGGGCATGGCGACGGTGTATCTGGCCGAGGACGTGCGGCATCGGCGCAAGGTGGCGGTCAAGGTGCTCCGCCCCGAGCTGGCGGCCAGCATGGGCCCGGACCGCTTTCTCCGGGAGATCGAGATCGCGGCCCAGCTGCAGCACCCCCACATC